TGGGCTTGATCGAACGCGGCGACGCCCTGCGCGCCCACCTGCAGGCCCGCATCGCGCAGTTGCGCGGCGGGCTCGCGCCGGTGCTGCGCGGCACGCGCTGGCAACTGGGCGATTCGCGCACGGCTGTGCAGGCGCTCGTCATCGGGGCCAACGGCGAGGCACTGGCCGCGATGGAATTCCTGCGCGCCCGCGGCCTCTGGGTGCCGGCGATCCGCCCGCCCACGGTGCCCGAGGGCACGGCGCGCCTGCGCATCGCGCTCTCGGCCGCGCACACCGAAGCGGACGTGGCACGGCTCCTGGACGCGCTGGCCGAACTCGCGCACTCGCAAACCGGCGCCCTGGCGCAGGAGGCCACTGCATGACCTACAGCGTCAAGGAAATCTTCTACACCCTGCAGGGCGAAGGCGGCCAGGCCGGCACGCCCGCCGTGTTCTGCCGCTTCGCGGGCTGCAACCTCTGGAGCGGCCGCGAGGAAGACCGCAGCAGCGCCGTCTGCCGCTTCTGCGATACCGACTTCGTGGGCACCGACGGCACGCTGGGCGGCAAGTACGCCACGGCCGATGCGCTGGCCGACGTGGTCGCCGCCCAGTGGCCCGCGCACGATGCCGACCACCGCCTCGTGGTCGTCACGGGCGGCGAGCCGCTGCTGCAGCTCGACGCGCCCCTCATCGACGCGCTGCATGCGCGGGGCCTGCGCATCGCCGTGGAGAGCAACGGCACGCTCGCCGCGCCGCCCGGCATCGACTGGCTCTGCATCAGCCCCAAGGCCGGCGCGCCCTGGGTGCAGCGCGAAGGGCAGGAGCTCAAGCTGGTGTGGCCCCAGCCCGGGTTCGATCTCGCCGCGCTGGAATCGCAGACGCGCTTCACCCACCGCTTCCTGCAGCCCATGGACGGGCCCGAACAGGCGGCGCACACGGCCCTCTGCATCGACGCCTGCCTGGAGCGCCCCGCCTGGCGCCTGAGCCTGCAGACCCACAAACTCACGGGCATCCGCTGAGCCGGACCGCACCCTTCTTTCTTTCGACCATGCTGTTCACCGTCCACCAACGCTTCTTCTTCGATGCCGCGCACACGCTGCAGCGCGAGATCGAGGCCGAGGGCAGCCGCCGCATCCACGGCCACACCTACCACGCCGAGATCTCCGTCACCGGCCCGCGCCATCCCGCCACGGGCATGGTGATCGACCTGGGCCACCTGCGCGCGCGCTGCACGCAGTTGCGCGAACGGCTCGACCACCACCTCCTGGACGAGGTGCCCGGCCTGGGCCCCGCCACGCTCGAGAACCTGTGCGTGTTCATCGCCGATGCGCTCTCCGACCTCGACCCGCCGCCCAGCCGCGTGCGCGTGTGGCGCGAAGCCGTCGGCGACGGCTGCGTGCTCGACCTGGCCCGGCCGCGCGGCTGACGCCAGCCTGCCCGGGCCGCCCCTTTTTCCTTCCGCCCATCCATCCGCCCACCCACGGAGACACCATGCCCCACCTCGTCATCGAGTACACCGACAACCTGCGCCCCTTCCCGGAAGCCCAGATCCTCGAAGCCGTCAACGCCTCGCTCACCGCCAGCCCCGAGATCCTGGCCGAGTCCGACCTCAAGAGCCGCTACATCACCACCGACCGCTTCGCCATCGGCACGCAGCCCGAAGGCCGCGCCTTCGTGCATGCGCAGCTGCGCCTGCTCTCGGGCCGCTCGCCCGAAGCCAAACAGGACCTCGCCGGCCGCGTGGGTGCCGTGCTGCGCGCGCACACGCCCAAGCCCGAAGGCCTGGCGGTGCAGCTCAGCGTGGAGATCGTGGACATGGACCGCGGCTCCTACGTGAAAGAGAAGCTCTGAAGCGCCTTTGATTCCCGCGGCGCTGCGGCACACGGCGCCGTGCAGCACGATGGCACGCGCGCTCCCGGGCCGGGCCGGGCCGTCAGTCCAGCGTGGCCGGCAGCCAGCCCCGCAGGCTGTTGAGGAACGCCCAGCCCTGCACGCGCGGCAGGTCTTCCACCCGCAGCACGGCCTCGCCGATGCGCCCTTCGCGCAGCGCCACCGCGCGGCCCACGCCGGGCAACAGGCCGCTGGCCAGCGGAGGCGTAACCCAGCGGCCGTCCAGCAGCGCCGCGATGTTGCCGAAGGTGCCTTCGGTGATCTCGCCGGCCTCGTTCCAGAGCACCGTGTCGAACACGCCGGGCTGCGTGGGCGCGAAGGCCGCGTAGTGCGCCCGGCGCGTGGTCTTGTGGCGCACGAATTCGCCGTGGGCGGCTTCGAAGGCGCGGTCGGCCAGCCGCAGGCGCACGGGGGTGGGCACCGCTGCGCACGCGAACGCCTCGGCGCGCGGCGCGCCCGCGGCGTCCAGCAGCAGGCGCGTGCGCCAGAGTCCCTCGGGGTGCTGGCGCGCCAGCGCGTCCAGGCAGTTCTGCACGCGCGCCGCGTCCCAGCAGAAGCCGAAGTGCGCGGCCGAAGCAGCCATGCGCGCGAGGTGGTCGGCCCGGTGGCGAAAGCGCCCTGCCTCCAGCGCCAGGGTTTCCAGCAGCTCGAACGGCTGGCTCGCACGCTCCACGAAGGCGCGCTTGTGGCGCCATTCCCTCCACTCGGCCGCCGCCTGCGCGTCGGAGGTGATGCCACTGCCGATACCGCAGGTGGCGTCCGCACCGCGCAGCACCACGGTGCGGATGGGCACGTTGAAGGTGGCGGCGATTCCGCCCGCGCCCGGGGGCCCGTCGGGCCGCACCACGCCGATGGCGCCGCAGTAGATGCCGCGCGGCGCGGCCTCCAGGCTGCGGATGGTGCGCATGGCCTGCACCTTGGGCGCCCCGGTGACCGAGCCGCACGGGAACAGCGCCGCGAACACGTCCCACAGGCCCAGCCCGGGGCGCGTGCGCGCGGTGACGTCCGAGGTCATCTGCCACACGGTGGGCAGCGCCTGGGTGTGGAAGAGCGTGGGCACGCGCACGCTGTGCGGCTCGGCGATGCGCGAGAGGTCGTTGCGCAGCAGGTCCACGATCATCACGTTCTCGGCGCGCTCCTTGGGCGCCGTGCGCAGGTGCTCCGCATGGGCCGCGTCGGCCTCGGGCGTGGCACCGCGCGGCGCCGTGCCCTTCATGGGCCGCGCGAGAATGGTGCCGCCCTGCGCGCCAGCCGACCGCCAGTCGAAGAACAGCTCGGGCGACACCGACAGCACCTGCTCGCCCTCCGCTTCGATATGGGCCGCGTACCCGCCCGGCTGCGCGCGCCGCAGGGCATCGAACAGCGCGGCCGGGCTGCCCTCGAAGCGCCCGCGCAGCGGCGCGGTGAAGTTGACCTGGTACAGCTCGCCGTCGCGGATGGCCTGCTGGATGCGGGCGAAGGCGGCATCGAAGGCCCCGCGCTCCAGGCCCGTCCAGTTTCCCACGCGCGCCAGATCCTGCGCCGCTCCGGCCGCCTCCGTGCCAGGCTGCGGCGCGCCATGCACCGCGAACCAGGCCAGCGGCCCCTCGGGCGCATGGGTGATGAGGGCCGCGTCGAAGGCGGCCGCCGCCTCGTAGCGCAGGTAGCCCACGCACCAATCGCCCCGGGCGGCGGCGGCCTGCACGGCCTCCAGCACGCCGCGCACCTCGTCCGGCGACCGCGCCACCCACACCTCGCGCGGCGTGCCGAAGGCGTGGCGCAGGCGCGGCGCGGCCGGGTCCAGCGGGGTGGAGAAGTCGATGCGGGACGCCATGGGACGATAGAACGGATCGCGCAAAAATGGATATCAGGGCAGGCCAGCAACGAAATTGCGCTTGGGCTTGTATTCGGCGCTCAGGGATGCAAGCCATCGCGATCGGACATCGGGCGGCATGCGCGCCACCATGGCCCGCACCAGTTCCAGGGGCCGGGCATAGGGGGACGACGCCACAGCCATCGCATGCGTGAAAACACGCTGCAGCAGTTCCACGGCCTGCGCATCCTGCCCTGCGGGCAATTGCTGCGCCAGCGTTTCGAGCACCTGCGGATCACAGCGCGCCCCCGTTTTCCGCGCCAGGGCCAGCGCGGCATCCAGGTCGCCATCGGCGATCAGCCACTGCACACGCACGGTGACGATGCGCTCTGGCGCTACGCTCCCCGACCCGGAAGCGGCCTTGCGCACCGCCGGTGTCCCCGGCGCCTCCCGGCTCTCTGCCCAGGCAAACAGTTCGGCTCGGTAGGCAGCGGGGTCGCACCCCGCGCGTTTCGCCGCCTCCAGGACCTTCGCATATGCCATCGGCGAAGGGTACTGCTCCATGCGCCGCCGATGGATGGCCAGCGCCTCTTCGTCCCAGCCGTCGCGCTCGTAGCAGCGCAGCAGGGCATCCTCCAGCCGCTGGTCGCGTGGATGCCGGCTAGCGCCGGCCTGCGCCCACTGGAGGGCCTCCCGGTGCCAGTTCTGGTCCTCGCACAAGGCCACGAGTTCGAGGAAGTCCCAGGCCTCGTCGAGGCTCGCGACCATAGCGTCGCGCAACGCGCGCGGGTCGCCCTGCCGGCGGATGCCCTCGAGATGGCGGCGCCGCAGTTCGCTGCGCCGGAGGGTGTCCCGATCGACCACCATGCGCCGCACCCGGCCGGTGTAAGGCTCCGCGGGCGGATGACTGCGCAGCCATTCCTCCCAATCCCGGCGCGCCCGCTCGGCATGGCGCGCGCACACGGTGGGCCCGGCGGCATCGAGAATGGCGGACTCGTCCCACAGGCCCCAAGGGTCCTCGTCCATCAACGCAAACCACCGGTCCGCCCAGGCCGCCGGAGGCGGCGCGGCGCGCAGCGCAGCGGCCAGCAGGGCCATCATGTCCTCCATAACGCCGCCGATCTCGCCATCGGAGTCGTCGGCATCGGCCGCCGCCTTGTACAGGCGGCGTAGCGCGTGCTCGCACAGGTCCCGCAGCGCGTCCGGGTCGCGGCCCAGCCAGGGCCGCAGCATCGCCGGTACACGCGCGGCGCGGCGCGCATAGGCCACGGATTCGCGCCAGTCCAGGCCATCGCCGCGCACCTTCAGCAGATCGGTGATGGCGCCGCGCAGGGCCTTGGGGTCGTCCTCCGCCTGCTGCTCCGCCGCCCAAGCCTTCAGGTCGGCCATCAGGTCGCTGTCGCGCTCCGCCCATGACCACAGGCGCTCCGCCAAATCCCGCGCCGTCTGCTGCCCCACGAAACGGTGCAGGGCTTCGCGGCGCTCGGCCTGCGTGTGCGCGCGCTTCGCTGCGGCGGTCACCTTGCGGGCCGCCTCCGGATCGGATGGTGCGGCCTCGCCTCCCTGCTCGGCACGCCAGGCCAGCGACAGCGCCACGAGGTGCTTGCAGAAGTTGCCTTCCTGGGCGTGCGGGCAATTGCAGGCGCCATCGAGTTCGTCATCTGCATCGATCCACACACGCACGCGATACGCCTGGGTGCCATGCACCACGGCCGCCAGCGCCGCCTGCTCACCCGGCCGCGGCGCCGATGCCTCCAACGTCTCGATGGCGCCGCTGACCGCGTAGGTGCGCCCCCGGCCGAAGACCGCAGACCCGCTCATGCGCTGCAATGCGGCATCGGACAGGCAGGAGAGCCAGGAAGGAGATAGAACGGGCATGGATGATCGCTCTTATGGCAAAAATGGCTTCATGTCGCCGGAAAATCTACGTTTATTGCTATTAAATAGATAGCAATCATCATGCCGCGCCGATGCGCGGCACCAGGGCGCCCGCGGGCTGGCCGCCCTTGAGCGCGGCGGTGAACGCCAGCATGCGGTCGATCGGCTGGCGCGCGCGCGGAATCAGCGCCGGGTCCACATGGACGGCGTTGGCGCCCGTCTCCAGCACCCGCGCCACGTCGGCCAGGCCGTTCATCGCCATCCAGGGGCAGTGCGCGCAGCTCTTGCAGGTGGCGCTGTTGCCGGCCGTGGGTGCCTCGTGGAACACCTTGCCGGGGTTGAGGGTGCGCAGCTTGTGCAGCATGCCGTTGTCGGTGGCCACGATGAACTCGCGCGCATCCATCTCGCGGGCGGCCTTCAGGATCGCGCTGGTGGAGCCCACCGCATCGGCCAGCGCCACCACCTCGGCAGGGCTCTCGGGGTGCACCAGCACCTTGGCCTGCGGGTGGTCGCGCATCAGCGCCTCCAGTTCGAAGGCCTTGAACTCGTCGTGCACGATGCACGCACCGTTCCAGAACAGCATGTCCGCGCCCGTCTCGCGCTGGATGTAGGCGCCCAGGTGCCGGTCGGGCGCCCAGAGGATCCGGTGCCCCGCGTCCTTGAGCGCCGAGACGATCTCCAGCGCGCAGCTCGACGTGACGAGCCAGTCGGCGCGCGCCTTCACGGCCGCGCTGGTGTTGGCATACACCACCACGGTGCGGTCCGGGTGCTGGTCGCAGAAGGCGCTGAAGGCGTCCACCGGGCACCCCAGGTCCAGGGAGCAGGTGGCGTCCAGGTCGGGCATGAGCACCGTCTTCTCGGGCGAGAGAATCTTGGCTGTCTCGCCCATGAAGCGCACGCCGGAGACGACCAGCGTCTGCGCGGCATGGTCGCGGCCGAAGCGCGCCATCTCCAGCGAATCGCTCACGATGCCGCCGGTCTCCTCGGCCAGGTCCTGCAGGTCGGGGTGCACGTAGTAGTGCGACACCATCACGGCGTTCTTCTCGCGCAGCAGGCGCCGGATGCGGTCCAGCAGCGCGGCGCGCTCGGCCGGCGCGGGTTCGGCGGGCACGCGGGCCCAGGCATGGCGGGTGGCACAGGCGGCGCCGGGGCTGGTGCCCTCGGGCTGCTCGTATTCCACGTCCTTGATGGCGGTGGCGGTCATGGCGATGGGTCGGAGGCGGCTCTCAGGGCCGCTCGTGGGTTGTGGGGCGTCGGTCCGGTCCGGGCGCGATTGTCGCGCGGCCGATACCGCCCCGGGGCGGTGTGGGGCCATCGGCCGGCGGGGCCCGCCGTCAGGCGATGTCCTGCATGCGCATGGAAAAGTCCACGGCCCGCACGTCCTTGGTGAGCGTGCCGATGGAAATGCGGTCCACGCCGGTTTCGGCGAGCGCGCGCAGGCCGTCCAGCGTGACGCCGCCGGAGATCTCCAGAACCGCGCGGCCCGCAGCGATGCGCACGGCTTCCTGCAGCATGGGCAGGGGCATGTTGTCCAGCAGCAGCATGGACGCGCCGGCGGCGAGCGCCTCCTGCAGCTGCTCCAGCGTCTCGACCTCGATCTGCACGAAGGCCGCGCGATCGGCCACGGCACGCGCGGACTGCAGCACGGCGGTGACGCCACCGGCCGCGGCGATGTGGTTTTCCTTGATGAGCACGGCGTCGTGCAGCCCGATGCGGTGGTTGGTGCCACCGCCCGCGCGCACCGCGTATTTCTGCGCGAGGCGCAGGCCCGGCAAGGTCTTGCGCGTATCGACGATGCGCGTGCCGGTGCCGCGCACGGCCTCGACGTAGGTGGCCGTCTTGGTCGCCACGGCGGAGAGCAGTTGCAGGAAGTTGAGGGCCGTGCGCTCGGCGCTCAGCAGCGCGCGGGCGCTGCCTTCGACCACCAGCACCACCTCGTCGGCCGCGCAGCGCTGGCCCTCGCCCACCTGCCATTCGATGCGCGCGCCAGGGTCCAGCGCGCGGATGGCGGCCTCCGCCCACGGCCCGCCGCAGATGACGGCGGATTCGCGCGCGAGCACACGGGCCCGGACGCGGCGCCCGGCATCGACCAGGCCGGCCGTCAGATCGCCCTCGCCCACGTCCTCCTGCAGCGCGCGGGCCACATCGGCCTGCGCCAGGCGGTCCACGAATCCGGGGTCGGCGAAGAGGTCTCGGGAAAGGTCGCTTTTTTGCATGGGCGGCAAGCATAGCGGCATCGCATAGACTCCCGGCACTTTTTCCGGGACGCCTTCCGCACGACACGCCCAATGACCACCGCCAACGCCGCTTCCGCTGCCGCCCCCGGCACCCCCTACGGCACGCTGCCGCCCGCGTCGCCCCTGCCCCAGCGCCGCCCCGTGAGCCTGCCGCGGCTCGCGCAGATGCGCGAGGCCGGCGAGAAGATCGCCATGCTCACCGCCTACGACGCCACCTTCGCGGCCGTGGCCGATGCGGCGGGCGTGGAATGCATCCTGGTGGGCGATTCGCTCGGCATGGTCTGCCAGGGCCTGCCCAGCACGGTGGGCGTGTCGCTGGACACCATGGCCTACCACACGGCCAGCGTGGCGCGCGGCCTGAACCGCGTGCAGGGCACCGCCTGGCTCGTGGCCGACCTGCCCTACGGCAGCTACGCCGAGAGCCCCGAGCAGGCCCTGCGCAGCGCCTGCGTGCTGATGCAGGCCGGCGCGCACATGGTCAAGCTCGAAGGCGGCGGCTGGACCGCGCCCACCGTGCAGTTCCTCGTGGAGCGCGGCATCCCGGTGTGCGCCCACCTCGGCCTTACGCCGCAGACCGTGCACGCGCTCGGTGGCTACCGCGTGCAGGGCAAGGACGAAGACGCCGCGCGCCTGCTGCGCCAGCAGGCGCGCGAACTGCAGGATGCCGGCGCCTCCATGCTGGTGCTGGAGATGGTGCCGGCCGGCCTGGCACGCGAACTCACCGAAGCCCTGCCGCGCTGCCACACCATCGGCATCGGCGCGGGCAGCGGCACCGCGGGCCAGGTGCTGGTCCTGCACGACATGCTGGGCATGAACCTCGGCCGCATGCCGCGCTTCGTGCACGACTTCATGGCCGAAGCCGGTAACGTGCGCGGCGCCATCGAAGCCTATGTGGCGGCGGTCAAGGCCGGACGCTTCCCCGACGATGCCGTGCATGCCTGGTGATGCCGGCCCGCCCGGCATTCCGACGACCATCCCTTCGCCTTCCAACTCCTGCGCTTCCATGCACATCGCCCATTCCATCGCCGAGCTGCGCACCGCCTTGGCCGGCCGTGGCCGCCCGGCCTTCGTGCCCA
The DNA window shown above is from Acidovorax sp. NCPPB 4044 and carries:
- the queE gene encoding 7-carboxy-7-deazaguanine synthase codes for the protein MTYSVKEIFYTLQGEGGQAGTPAVFCRFAGCNLWSGREEDRSSAVCRFCDTDFVGTDGTLGGKYATADALADVVAAQWPAHDADHRLVVVTGGEPLLQLDAPLIDALHARGLRIAVESNGTLAAPPGIDWLCISPKAGAPWVQREGQELKLVWPQPGFDLAALESQTRFTHRFLQPMDGPEQAAHTALCIDACLERPAWRLSLQTHKLTGIR
- a CDS encoding 6-pyruvoyl trahydropterin synthase family protein codes for the protein MLFTVHQRFFFDAAHTLQREIEAEGSRRIHGHTYHAEISVTGPRHPATGMVIDLGHLRARCTQLRERLDHHLLDEVPGLGPATLENLCVFIADALSDLDPPPSRVRVWREAVGDGCVLDLARPRG
- a CDS encoding 5-carboxymethyl-2-hydroxymuconate Delta-isomerase yields the protein MPHLVIEYTDNLRPFPEAQILEAVNASLTASPEILAESDLKSRYITTDRFAIGTQPEGRAFVHAQLRLLSGRSPEAKQDLAGRVGAVLRAHTPKPEGLAVQLSVEIVDMDRGSYVKEKL
- a CDS encoding chorismate-binding protein — its product is MASRIDFSTPLDPAAPRLRHAFGTPREVWVARSPDEVRGVLEAVQAAAARGDWCVGYLRYEAAAAFDAALITHAPEGPLAWFAVHGAPQPGTEAAGAAQDLARVGNWTGLERGAFDAAFARIQQAIRDGELYQVNFTAPLRGRFEGSPAALFDALRRAQPGGYAAHIEAEGEQVLSVSPELFFDWRSAGAQGGTILARPMKGTAPRGATPEADAAHAEHLRTAPKERAENVMIVDLLRNDLSRIAEPHSVRVPTLFHTQALPTVWQMTSDVTARTRPGLGLWDVFAALFPCGSVTGAPKVQAMRTIRSLEAAPRGIYCGAIGVVRPDGPPGAGGIAATFNVPIRTVVLRGADATCGIGSGITSDAQAAAEWREWRHKRAFVERASQPFELLETLALEAGRFRHRADHLARMAASAAHFGFCWDAARVQNCLDALARQHPEGLWRTRLLLDAAGAPRAEAFACAAVPTPVRLRLADRAFEAAHGEFVRHKTTRRAHYAAFAPTQPGVFDTVLWNEAGEITEGTFGNIAALLDGRWVTPPLASGLLPGVGRAVALREGRIGEAVLRVEDLPRVQGWAFLNSLRGWLPATLD
- a CDS encoding SWIM zinc finger family protein — translated: MPVLSPSWLSCLSDAALQRMSGSAVFGRGRTYAVSGAIETLEASAPRPGEQAALAAVVHGTQAYRVRVWIDADDELDGACNCPHAQEGNFCKHLVALSLAWRAEQGGEAAPSDPEAARKVTAAAKRAHTQAERREALHRFVGQQTARDLAERLWSWAERDSDLMADLKAWAAEQQAEDDPKALRGAITDLLKVRGDGLDWRESVAYARRAARVPAMLRPWLGRDPDALRDLCEHALRRLYKAAADADDSDGEIGGVMEDMMALLAAALRAAPPPAAWADRWFALMDEDPWGLWDESAILDAAGPTVCARHAERARRDWEEWLRSHPPAEPYTGRVRRMVVDRDTLRRSELRRRHLEGIRRQGDPRALRDAMVASLDEAWDFLELVALCEDQNWHREALQWAQAGASRHPRDQRLEDALLRCYERDGWDEEALAIHRRRMEQYPSPMAYAKVLEAAKRAGCDPAAYRAELFAWAESREAPGTPAVRKAASGSGSVAPERIVTVRVQWLIADGDLDAALALARKTGARCDPQVLETLAQQLPAGQDAQAVELLQRVFTHAMAVASSPYARPLELVRAMVARMPPDVRSRWLASLSAEYKPKRNFVAGLP
- the nadA gene encoding quinolinate synthase NadA, which gives rise to MTATAIKDVEYEQPEGTSPGAACATRHAWARVPAEPAPAERAALLDRIRRLLREKNAVMVSHYYVHPDLQDLAEETGGIVSDSLEMARFGRDHAAQTLVVSGVRFMGETAKILSPEKTVLMPDLDATCSLDLGCPVDAFSAFCDQHPDRTVVVYANTSAAVKARADWLVTSSCALEIVSALKDAGHRILWAPDRHLGAYIQRETGADMLFWNGACIVHDEFKAFELEALMRDHPQAKVLVHPESPAEVVALADAVGSTSAILKAAREMDAREFIVATDNGMLHKLRTLNPGKVFHEAPTAGNSATCKSCAHCPWMAMNGLADVARVLETGANAVHVDPALIPRARQPIDRMLAFTAALKGGQPAGALVPRIGAA
- the nadC gene encoding carboxylating nicotinate-nucleotide diphosphorylase: MQKSDLSRDLFADPGFVDRLAQADVARALQEDVGEGDLTAGLVDAGRRVRARVLARESAVICGGPWAEAAIRALDPGARIEWQVGEGQRCAADEVVLVVEGSARALLSAERTALNFLQLLSAVATKTATYVEAVRGTGTRIVDTRKTLPGLRLAQKYAVRAGGGTNHRIGLHDAVLIKENHIAAAGGVTAVLQSARAVADRAAFVQIEVETLEQLQEALAAGASMLLLDNMPLPMLQEAVRIAAGRAVLEISGGVTLDGLRALAETGVDRISIGTLTKDVRAVDFSMRMQDIA
- the panB gene encoding 3-methyl-2-oxobutanoate hydroxymethyltransferase, whose translation is MTTANAASAAAPGTPYGTLPPASPLPQRRPVSLPRLAQMREAGEKIAMLTAYDATFAAVADAAGVECILVGDSLGMVCQGLPSTVGVSLDTMAYHTASVARGLNRVQGTAWLVADLPYGSYAESPEQALRSACVLMQAGAHMVKLEGGGWTAPTVQFLVERGIPVCAHLGLTPQTVHALGGYRVQGKDEDAARLLRQQARELQDAGASMLVLEMVPAGLARELTEALPRCHTIGIGAGSGTAGQVLVLHDMLGMNLGRMPRFVHDFMAEAGNVRGAIEAYVAAVKAGRFPDDAVHAW